From a region of the Thermomicrobium roseum DSM 5159 genome:
- a CDS encoding alanine racemase, producing the protein MNSPSYRTLLDTPCLVVDLDRLERNLAEMAEYARTHGLALRPHLKTHKTAEIARMQQAHGVVGFTCAKVGEAEAFAAAGVLDDVLIAYQIVGDRKIERLLRLAERVRVTVAVDSVAVAEPLSRAALARGEQLDVVIEVDTGLRRAGVEPGEPVLRLAREIIEMPGLRLRGLMTHEGHAGRASTTEELEGLARMAGEAMVASAELLRREGIPVDVVSVGSTPAAFATTRVPGITEMRPGTYVFYDAAAFRFGRIGPDRVALRVLATVISRPAPDRAVIDAGSKTLTYDPPPPGRTGYGYVVEYPDAVISRLSEEHGVIEFPPGTKGPQVGERIEIIPNHVCPVVNLQDELFVVRGGEFVGTWRVIARGCVR; encoded by the coding sequence GTGAACAGTCCGTCGTATCGAACGCTCCTGGATACCCCATGCCTGGTCGTCGATCTCGATCGTTTGGAGCGCAATCTCGCCGAGATGGCCGAGTATGCTCGCACCCACGGGCTCGCTTTGCGTCCCCACTTGAAAACGCACAAGACGGCTGAAATCGCTCGCATGCAGCAGGCGCACGGAGTGGTCGGCTTCACCTGTGCCAAGGTCGGCGAGGCAGAGGCGTTCGCTGCCGCTGGTGTGCTGGATGATGTCCTGATCGCTTATCAGATCGTGGGAGATCGAAAGATCGAACGTCTCCTGCGCTTGGCCGAACGGGTGCGGGTCACAGTGGCGGTGGATAGCGTCGCGGTCGCCGAGCCTCTCAGCCGGGCAGCTCTCGCCCGCGGAGAGCAGCTCGATGTCGTCATCGAGGTCGATACTGGCCTTCGCCGGGCAGGTGTCGAGCCGGGTGAGCCGGTGCTCCGGTTGGCACGCGAAATCATCGAGATGCCCGGACTCCGCTTGCGGGGCCTGATGACGCACGAGGGTCATGCTGGTCGAGCGAGCACCACGGAAGAGCTCGAGGGCCTGGCACGTATGGCGGGCGAGGCGATGGTCGCGTCAGCCGAGCTTCTTCGGCGGGAGGGGATCCCGGTCGATGTCGTGAGCGTGGGGTCGACGCCGGCGGCGTTCGCGACCACGCGCGTGCCTGGTATCACTGAGATGCGCCCTGGTACGTATGTTTTCTACGATGCGGCAGCGTTTCGCTTCGGCCGTATCGGTCCGGATCGAGTCGCCTTGCGTGTCCTGGCCACGGTGATCAGCCGTCCGGCTCCCGATCGGGCGGTGATCGACGCAGGGAGCAAGACACTCACCTACGATCCACCCCCACCGGGGCGGACCGGCTACGGATACGTTGTGGAGTATCCGGATGCGGTGATCAGCCGGCTGAGCGAGGAGCACGGGGTGATCGAGTTCCCGCCCGGGACGAAGGGACCACAGGTCGGCGAACGCATCGAGATCATTCCCAATCACGTCTGTCCAGTGGTCAACCTGCAAGACGAACTCTTCGTCGTTCGGGGAGGAGAGTTCGTCGGCACCTGGCGTGTCATCGCGCGTGGCTGTGTCCGCTGA